Proteins encoded within one genomic window of Bradyrhizobium sp. CB1717:
- a CDS encoding branched-chain amino acid ABC transporter permease, which translates to MDLDALAGCLSSSACLVTQTTSGLIIGMLLFLVAVGLTLIFGVLKVVNFSHGAFYMFGAYFAMTAYQLTGSFALAMLAGAAGTAILGLIFERVFMSRVYGADVLMQLLVCYAFVLIFDDVVRIIWGPEFKAMGMPSAFQVMPLFIAGGVVPPYYLLLIGVALVAAIVLGIGLSRSRIGKVIRAAAHNPGMVSALGINTGLIYGGVFALGGMLAGLAGALAAPVRSLTPGMGFSVLIESFIVTVIGGMGSILGALIGALLLGLIRSFGSLGFPLFTEGLMYLFMVIVLVSKPTGLFGKEAA; encoded by the coding sequence GTGGACCTCGATGCGCTTGCCGGCTGCCTTTCCAGCTCCGCCTGCCTGGTGACGCAAACCACCAGCGGCCTCATCATCGGCATGCTGCTGTTCCTGGTTGCGGTCGGGCTGACGCTGATCTTCGGCGTGCTCAAGGTGGTCAATTTCAGCCACGGCGCCTTCTATATGTTCGGCGCCTATTTTGCGATGACCGCCTATCAGCTCACGGGAAGCTTCGCGCTGGCGATGCTGGCCGGTGCGGCCGGCACTGCGATCCTCGGCCTCATCTTCGAGCGCGTCTTCATGAGCCGCGTCTATGGCGCCGACGTCCTGATGCAGCTGCTCGTCTGCTACGCCTTCGTGCTGATCTTCGACGATGTCGTGCGCATCATCTGGGGACCGGAGTTCAAGGCGATGGGCATGCCGTCGGCGTTCCAGGTCATGCCGCTGTTCATCGCCGGCGGTGTGGTGCCGCCTTATTACCTGCTGCTGATCGGCGTCGCGCTGGTCGCGGCCATCGTGCTCGGTATCGGATTGTCGCGGAGCCGCATCGGCAAGGTGATCCGCGCCGCCGCCCATAATCCCGGCATGGTCTCCGCCCTCGGCATCAACACCGGCCTGATCTATGGTGGCGTGTTCGCGCTCGGCGGCATGCTGGCGGGCCTTGCCGGTGCGCTGGCCGCTCCCGTGCGCTCGCTGACGCCAGGCATGGGATTCTCGGTGCTGATCGAATCCTTCATCGTCACCGTGATCGGCGGCATGGGCTCGATCCTGGGCGCGCTGATCGGTGCGCTGCTGCTCGGTCTCATCAGGTCGTTCGGCTCGCTCGGCTTTCCCCTGTTCACCGAAGGCCTGATGTATCTGTTCATGGTGATCGTGCTGGTCTCCAAACCCACCGGCCTGTTCGGCAAGGAGGCGGCATGA
- a CDS encoding ABC transporter substrate-binding protein — translation MTRTRTPGISRRSTLALMGAGAMTFAAPWVARAQAKTIKIGMPTILSGRVAQLGTSSRNAVMLEVEKVNAAGGLAGRQIEMVIRDSKGQPQEAARVARELVNTDGCELMIDAEASSGAFAVHEVARDLGVFCIHTNSETSALTADPKQHIPNAFRTARQGVHDSIVGGSYAAAIAKAKGLKKWATCSPDYAYGRDTTAEFTLYLKRFAPEVEMISESWPKLFQPDYTEVVTKILQAKPQALYSCLWGGDLTSYIDQANIYAMFGQMEVFAVNMADYTALTVVKNLPKGIHSGNRYIKTFPTTPENAAWGDAYKAKYNEYPTNWSWENATAIMLMAEAAKKANSADGKKIAEALKGLTIKCPFGADGTVTMRGDDHTLVGYAIGWGTTIPQEPYVPEVKAGDWKTIFELEAEWKKSKGYT, via the coding sequence ATGACGAGAACCCGCACGCCGGGCATCAGCCGCCGTTCAACACTGGCGCTGATGGGCGCCGGTGCGATGACATTTGCCGCGCCCTGGGTGGCGCGCGCTCAGGCCAAGACCATCAAGATCGGCATGCCGACGATTTTGTCGGGACGCGTCGCGCAACTCGGCACGTCCTCGCGCAATGCGGTGATGCTCGAGGTCGAGAAGGTCAACGCCGCCGGCGGTCTCGCCGGCCGGCAGATCGAGATGGTGATCCGCGACTCCAAGGGACAGCCGCAGGAAGCCGCCCGCGTCGCGCGCGAGCTCGTCAACACCGACGGCTGCGAGCTGATGATCGACGCCGAAGCCTCCTCCGGCGCCTTCGCGGTGCACGAGGTCGCGCGCGATCTCGGCGTGTTCTGCATCCACACCAATTCGGAGACCTCGGCGCTGACCGCGGATCCCAAGCAGCACATTCCCAACGCCTTCCGTACCGCGCGGCAGGGCGTGCACGATTCCATCGTCGGCGGCAGCTATGCCGCGGCGATCGCCAAGGCGAAGGGCTTGAAGAAATGGGCGACCTGCTCGCCCGACTATGCCTATGGCCGCGACACCACCGCGGAATTCACGCTCTACCTGAAGCGCTTCGCGCCCGAGGTCGAGATGATCAGCGAGTCCTGGCCGAAGCTGTTTCAGCCCGACTATACCGAGGTGGTGACGAAGATCCTGCAGGCCAAGCCGCAAGCGCTCTACTCCTGCCTGTGGGGTGGCGATCTCACCTCCTACATCGACCAGGCCAACATCTACGCGATGTTCGGCCAGATGGAGGTGTTCGCGGTCAACATGGCCGACTACACCGCACTCACCGTGGTGAAGAACCTGCCCAAGGGCATCCACTCCGGCAACCGCTACATCAAGACCTTCCCGACCACGCCGGAGAACGCCGCCTGGGGCGACGCCTACAAAGCCAAGTACAACGAATATCCGACCAACTGGTCGTGGGAGAACGCCACCGCCATCATGCTGATGGCGGAAGCTGCGAAGAAGGCGAACTCGGCCGACGGCAAGAAGATCGCGGAGGCGCTGAAGGGCCTCACCATCAAATGCCCGTTCGGCGCCGACGGCACCGTGACGATGCGCGGCGACGACCACACGCTGGTCGGCTACGCCATCGGCTGGGGCACCACGATCCCGCAGGAACCATACGTGCCCGAGGTCAAGGCCGGTGACTGGAAGACGATCTTCGAACTCGAAGCCGAGTGGAAGAAGAGCAAGGGCTACACCTGA
- a CDS encoding AMP-binding protein, which translates to MINLSSFIGFHARRTPERPALKYRGEEISYATLDARIRKAAGWLAAQGIGAGDVVAVLMKNSAAFLELVFATSHLGAVFLPINFRLSLDEVGYIAGNAGARLLIVDEELAANAAGARIVVLNEAAQQSVTHLAGGAPPASMHVRQPSDLMRLMYTSGTTDRPKGVMLTYDNFYWKSADQTIALGLTAETRLLVVGPLYHVGALTCPASPCSGMAASSASSAISSPRPHLLRSRRTSSTPPGSRRS; encoded by the coding sequence ATGATCAATCTGTCGAGCTTCATCGGCTTTCATGCCCGGCGCACGCCGGAGCGGCCCGCGCTGAAATACCGCGGCGAGGAGATTTCCTACGCCACGCTCGACGCGCGCATCCGGAAAGCGGCCGGCTGGCTCGCCGCGCAGGGCATCGGCGCCGGCGATGTCGTGGCGGTGCTGATGAAGAACAGCGCGGCCTTTCTTGAGCTCGTCTTCGCCACCAGCCATCTCGGCGCGGTGTTCCTGCCGATCAATTTTCGTCTTTCGCTCGACGAGGTCGGTTACATCGCCGGCAATGCCGGCGCGCGCCTGCTGATTGTCGATGAAGAATTGGCGGCGAACGCAGCGGGCGCGAGGATTGTCGTGCTCAATGAGGCCGCGCAGCAGAGCGTCACGCATCTGGCAGGCGGCGCACCGCCCGCCTCCATGCATGTCCGTCAGCCATCGGACCTGATGCGGCTGATGTACACGTCGGGCACGACCGACCGCCCCAAGGGCGTGATGCTCACTTACGATAATTTCTACTGGAAGTCGGCCGACCAGACCATCGCGCTCGGCCTCACTGCCGAGACGCGGCTTCTCGTGGTCGGCCCGCTCTATCACGTCGGCGCGCTAACCTGCCCGGCATCGCCGTGCTCTGGCATGGCGGCTTCATCCGCATCGAGCGCAATTTCGAGCCCGAGACCGCACTTGCTGCGATCGCGGAGGACAAGCTCAACGCCGCCTGGTTCGCGCCGGTCATGA
- a CDS encoding AMP-binding protein produces MLWHGGFIRIERNFEPETALAAIAEDKLNAAWFAPVMTTAMLTCPTRDRYDVSSLRWAIGGGEKTPEARIRAFSEYFRNARYIDAYGLTETVGGDTFMEAGREIEKIGSTGRAIAHVEIEIRDEDGKTLPPNVNGEICLRGPKITRGYWKDPEKTASAFFGDWFRSGDVGYLDDEGFLYLTDRKKDMIISGGENIASSEVERVIYELSEVREVAVIGLRDARWGERPVAIVVLAEGARLELPALTEHCRARLASFKVPKQLIIRDSLPRNPSGKILKRVLRAELETSE; encoded by the coding sequence GTGCTCTGGCATGGCGGCTTCATCCGCATCGAGCGCAATTTCGAGCCCGAGACCGCACTTGCTGCGATCGCGGAGGACAAGCTCAACGCCGCCTGGTTCGCGCCGGTCATGACCACGGCGATGCTCACCTGCCCCACCCGCGATCGCTATGACGTCTCGAGTTTGAGATGGGCGATCGGCGGCGGCGAGAAGACGCCGGAGGCTCGCATCCGCGCCTTCTCCGAATATTTCCGCAACGCGCGCTACATTGATGCCTATGGCCTCACCGAGACCGTCGGCGGCGACACCTTCATGGAGGCCGGCCGCGAGATCGAGAAGATCGGCTCCACGGGCCGCGCCATCGCCCATGTCGAAATCGAGATCCGCGACGAGGACGGCAAGACACTGCCGCCGAACGTCAATGGCGAGATCTGCCTGCGCGGACCCAAGATCACGCGCGGCTACTGGAAGGATCCGGAGAAGACGGCTTCCGCCTTCTTCGGCGACTGGTTCCGCAGCGGCGACGTCGGCTATCTCGACGACGAGGGCTTTCTGTACCTGACCGACCGCAAGAAGGACATGATCATCTCCGGCGGCGAGAACATTGCCTCCTCCGAGGTCGAACGCGTCATCTACGAGCTATCCGAGGTGCGCGAGGTCGCGGTGATTGGCCTCCGCGATGCGCGCTGGGGCGAGCGTCCCGTCGCGATCGTCGTGCTCGCCGAAGGCGCGCGCCTCGAGCTCCCTGCCCTCACCGAGCACTGCCGCGCGCGGCTGGCGAGCTTCAAGGTGCCGAAACAGCTGATCATTCGCGACAGCCTGCCGCGCAACCCGAGTGGAAAGATCCTCAAGCGCGTGCTGCGCGCCGAGCTGGAGACGTCTGAATGA
- a CDS encoding TetR/AcrR family transcriptional regulator — MTQVNAKVTKLNRVERNAWTKQKIFDAATKVVGKYGYAEASVARITEQAGVAQGTFYNHFENRQELLDQLLPKIGLDMVEFIRARTGNAHAARQEIERFSAFFDFIREVPEFLRILNEAEFFAPHGYQKHLDNISVAYVRILRRARLAGAIEDYSDEEFEAIVHMLMGARGYLSRRYSYSQGGVTAVPDHVISAYRKLMTRGLFSSPGDQDTP; from the coding sequence ATGACGCAAGTGAATGCCAAGGTGACAAAGCTCAACCGCGTCGAGCGCAACGCCTGGACCAAGCAGAAGATCTTTGACGCCGCGACGAAAGTCGTCGGCAAATATGGTTATGCCGAAGCCTCCGTCGCCCGCATCACCGAACAGGCCGGCGTCGCGCAAGGCACCTTCTACAATCATTTCGAGAACCGGCAGGAGCTGCTCGACCAGTTGCTGCCCAAGATCGGCCTCGACATGGTCGAGTTCATCCGCGCCCGCACCGGCAATGCGCACGCGGCGCGGCAGGAGATCGAGCGCTTCTCCGCCTTCTTCGACTTCATCCGCGAGGTCCCGGAATTTTTGCGCATCCTCAACGAGGCCGAGTTCTTCGCGCCTCACGGCTACCAGAAGCATCTCGACAACATCTCGGTCGCCTATGTCCGCATCCTGCGCCGCGCCCGCCTTGCCGGCGCCATCGAGGATTACAGCGACGAGGAATTCGAGGCGATCGTCCACATGCTGATGGGCGCGCGCGGCTATCTCAGCCGCCGCTACTCCTATTCGCAAGGCGGCGTCACCGCCGTGCCCGACCACGTCATCTCCGCCTATCGCAAGCTGATGACGCGCGGGCTCTTCAGCTCCCCCGGAGATCAGGACACGCCATGA
- a CDS encoding NAD(P)-binding domain-containing protein, whose amino-acid sequence MNIESPHKPLDLASAIAEGDIRCLLMVLVHMTGDEKWLEPPYLPKRDIRLIPDPEAGVPREVQDEIRAAVVKLFADGTPKPVITDPGDGLLLRMMRACLGENVAPEYAPLMREEMGFVPREARWTKQPSNEKLTEQHVLIVGAGVCAIALGVALGHLGIPYTIVEKNDELGGTWWINRYPGCGVDTPNHSYSYSFGSRNAWTRYFCQREELLGYLLKVADEYGIRKHLRVNTELTSSRWDEAKRRWISTLKTRDGEETFESTALVSAIGQLNDPSRAHFEGEENFKGTILHSAVWSGDIKLDGKHVAVIGTGATSMQLVPSIAGRVASVTVYQRSAQWARPVKGYSDPISEGARWLLAHLPFYVQWYRFNMFWRYGDGLLPFLRKDPAWPHPERAVNKGNDRHRQELTDFILSELQGRPDLIEKCVPTYPPYGKRILLDNNWFKTLARDNVELVIDAIDRFDESGIVTADGKHRPADIIVVATGFKVTEMAARLNITGRDGKDLREAWGNDNPTAFLGLTVPDFPNFFCMLGPNSGPAHGGSVIFQSECQSRYISTCLANMIEQNVAAIDVRPDVLDDYVRKVDAEHEAMIWTHPGMTTYYRNSSGRVFSAMPWRFVDYWRMTHDPDLRQYRLTKG is encoded by the coding sequence ATGAACATCGAATCTCCGCACAAGCCGCTCGACCTCGCCTCGGCCATTGCCGAGGGCGATATCCGTTGCCTGCTGATGGTGCTGGTGCACATGACCGGCGACGAGAAATGGCTCGAGCCGCCGTACCTGCCCAAGCGCGACATCCGCCTCATTCCCGATCCCGAGGCGGGCGTGCCCCGCGAGGTCCAAGACGAAATCCGCGCCGCCGTGGTCAAGCTGTTCGCAGACGGCACACCAAAGCCTGTCATCACCGACCCCGGCGACGGCTTGCTGCTGAGGATGATGCGCGCCTGCCTCGGCGAGAACGTCGCGCCGGAATACGCGCCCCTGATGCGCGAGGAGATGGGTTTTGTGCCGCGCGAGGCGCGCTGGACCAAGCAGCCGTCAAACGAGAAGCTTACCGAGCAGCACGTGCTGATCGTCGGTGCCGGCGTCTGCGCCATCGCGCTCGGCGTGGCGCTCGGCCATCTCGGCATCCCCTACACCATCGTCGAGAAGAACGACGAGCTCGGCGGCACTTGGTGGATCAACCGCTATCCCGGCTGCGGCGTCGATACGCCGAACCACTCCTATTCCTATTCGTTCGGCTCGCGCAATGCGTGGACGCGCTACTTCTGCCAGCGCGAGGAGCTGCTCGGCTATCTGCTGAAGGTCGCGGACGAATACGGCATCCGCAAGCATCTGCGCGTCAACACCGAGCTGACCTCGTCGCGCTGGGACGAGGCTAAGCGGCGCTGGATCTCGACACTGAAGACCAGGGACGGCGAAGAGACTTTTGAATCCACCGCGCTGGTCTCAGCCATCGGCCAGCTCAACGATCCCTCCCGCGCCCACTTCGAGGGCGAGGAGAACTTCAAGGGCACGATCCTGCATTCGGCGGTATGGTCCGGCGATATCAAGCTCGACGGCAAGCATGTCGCCGTGATCGGCACCGGTGCGACCTCGATGCAGCTTGTGCCGTCGATCGCCGGCCGCGTCGCATCCGTCACGGTCTACCAGCGCAGCGCGCAATGGGCGCGGCCGGTGAAGGGCTATTCCGATCCGATCAGCGAGGGCGCACGCTGGCTGCTCGCGCACCTGCCGTTCTATGTGCAGTGGTACCGCTTCAACATGTTCTGGCGTTACGGCGACGGCCTGCTGCCGTTCCTGCGCAAGGACCCGGCCTGGCCGCATCCCGAGCGCGCCGTCAACAAGGGCAATGACCGGCACCGGCAGGAGCTGACCGACTTCATCCTGTCCGAATTGCAAGGCCGGCCCGACCTGATCGAAAAGTGTGTGCCGACCTATCCGCCTTATGGCAAGCGCATCCTGCTCGACAACAACTGGTTCAAGACGCTCGCGCGGGACAATGTCGAGCTCGTCATCGACGCGATCGACCGTTTCGACGAAAGCGGCATCGTCACCGCCGACGGCAAGCACCGTCCCGCCGACATCATCGTTGTCGCCACCGGCTTCAAGGTGACGGAGATGGCGGCGCGCCTCAACATCACCGGGCGCGACGGCAAGGATTTGCGCGAGGCTTGGGGCAACGACAATCCGACCGCGTTCCTCGGCCTCACCGTGCCGGACTTTCCAAATTTCTTCTGCATGCTCGGCCCGAACTCGGGGCCCGCCCATGGCGGCAGCGTCATCTTCCAGTCGGAATGCCAGAGCCGCTACATCTCGACGTGTCTCGCCAACATGATCGAGCAGAACGTCGCCGCGATCGACGTCCGCCCGGACGTGCTCGACGACTATGTCCGCAAGGTCGATGCCGAGCACGAGGCGATGATCTGGACCCATCCGGGCATGACGACCTACTACCGCAATTCGAGCGGCCGCGTGTTCTCGGCGATGCCGTGGCGGTTCGTCGATTATTGGCGCATGACGCACGATCCGGATCTTCGCCAGTACAGGCTGACGAAGGGCTAA
- a CDS encoding DsbA family protein produces MPKPIVRIYTDYKSPYAFVANRRLFELEQTHGVALEWLPYTLRIAEFMGKVEERTPHFWRKVRYAYMDARRYANAQGLVMKGPRRIYDAFYSSVGMLFAQRHGFFRPYHDTMFRKFWSHELEIDDLASISDVITSCGGSADEFEAYVHGPARAEHDRIIDEAEALGVFGVPTMVFNGELFWGGDRIDMLIERIEKPETIEAALGSRHRKST; encoded by the coding sequence ATGCCCAAGCCGATCGTCCGCATCTACACCGACTACAAAAGCCCCTACGCGTTCGTGGCGAACAGGCGCCTGTTCGAGCTCGAACAGACGCACGGCGTCGCGCTGGAATGGCTGCCCTACACGCTACGGATTGCCGAGTTCATGGGCAAGGTCGAGGAGCGCACGCCGCATTTCTGGCGCAAGGTGCGTTATGCCTATATGGACGCGCGGCGCTATGCCAATGCGCAGGGGCTCGTCATGAAGGGGCCGCGGCGGATCTACGACGCGTTCTATTCCAGCGTCGGGATGCTGTTCGCGCAACGGCACGGTTTCTTTCGACCGTACCACGACACGATGTTTCGTAAGTTCTGGAGCCATGAACTGGAGATCGACGATCTCGCGTCGATCTCCGATGTCATCACCTCGTGCGGCGGCTCAGCCGACGAATTCGAGGCCTATGTCCACGGCCCTGCCCGCGCCGAGCACGACCGCATCATCGATGAGGCCGAGGCGCTCGGCGTGTTCGGCGTGCCAACCATGGTGTTCAACGGCGAACTGTTCTGGGGCGGTGACCGCATCGACATGCTGATCGAACGCATCGAGAAGCCCGAGACGATCGAAGCTGCGCTCGGCAGCCGTCATCGCAAGTCGACATGA
- the ald gene encoding alanine dehydrogenase: protein MDVGVPREIKVQEYRVGLTPGAVREYVAAGHQVTVETGAGSGIGASDEVYRRAGAAIADGARDIFARSDMIVKVKEPQPSEWAQLREGQILFTYLHLAPDPEQAKGLLASGCTAIAYETVTDAAGHLPLLAPMSEVAGRLAIEAAGAALRRSAGGRGLLLGGVPGVQPARVVVLGGGVVGTQAARMAAGLGAEVTVIDRSIPRLRQLDDLFMGRVRTRLSTIESVEEEVFAADVVIGAVLVPGASAPKLVTRAMLKSMRPGAVLVDVAIDQGGCFETSHPTTHTDPTYEVDGIVHYCVANMPGAVPVTSSQALNNATLPFGLMLANKGFAAVLENPHLRNGLNVHRGRITNKAVAESLGLEFAPVESGLAA from the coding sequence ATGGACGTCGGTGTTCCCAGGGAGATCAAGGTGCAGGAATATCGCGTCGGGCTCACGCCGGGCGCGGTCCGTGAATATGTCGCCGCCGGGCATCAGGTGACGGTCGAGACCGGCGCCGGCAGCGGCATCGGCGCGTCCGACGAGGTCTATCGGCGGGCAGGGGCTGCGATCGCCGACGGTGCCCGCGACATCTTCGCCAGGTCCGACATGATCGTGAAGGTGAAGGAGCCGCAGCCAAGCGAATGGGCTCAACTCCGCGAAGGCCAGATCCTCTTTACTTACCTTCACCTTGCGCCGGATCCCGAACAGGCCAAGGGCCTGCTTGCTTCCGGTTGTACGGCGATCGCCTATGAAACCGTCACCGACGCGGCCGGCCACCTCCCCCTGCTCGCGCCGATGAGCGAAGTCGCCGGCCGCCTCGCCATCGAGGCAGCCGGCGCCGCGCTCAGGCGGTCTGCCGGCGGCCGCGGTCTGCTGCTCGGCGGCGTCCCCGGCGTGCAGCCGGCGCGCGTCGTCGTGCTCGGCGGCGGCGTGGTGGGAACGCAGGCCGCGCGTATGGCTGCCGGCCTCGGCGCGGAAGTCACCGTGATCGACCGCTCCATACCCCGGCTGCGGCAGCTCGATGATCTCTTTATGGGACGCGTGCGGACGCGCCTTTCGACCATCGAGTCGGTCGAGGAGGAGGTGTTCGCCGCCGACGTCGTGATCGGCGCAGTGCTGGTGCCGGGCGCCAGCGCGCCAAAGCTCGTCACGCGCGCGATGCTCAAATCGATGCGGCCGGGTGCGGTGCTGGTGGATGTCGCGATCGACCAGGGCGGCTGCTTCGAGACCTCGCACCCGACCACGCATACCGATCCGACGTACGAGGTCGACGGCATCGTGCATTATTGCGTCGCCAACATGCCGGGTGCGGTGCCGGTGACCTCGAGCCAGGCGCTGAACAACGCGACGCTGCCGTTCGGCCTGATGCTCGCGAACAAGGGTTTTGCCGCGGTGCTGGAGAACCCGCATCTGCGCAACGGCCTCAACGTGCATCGCGGCCGCATCACCAACAAGGCGGTGGCGGAGAGTCTGGGGCTGGAGTTCGCACCGGTGGAGAGCGGGCTGGCGGCGTAA
- a CDS encoding Lrp/AsnC family transcriptional regulator — protein MALDRKDLAILAELTTNARASHTELANKVGLSSTALARRQKALEDDGYIQAYQAALDLTQFGLTTTVLVRIALESQSDEALKAFEAEVGKCPSVVRCFLMSGTDDYILIVLARDIQDFERIHRTELSRLPRVARVQSSFALREVVNRAVPTVVFGEAKR, from the coding sequence TTGGCCCTGGACCGGAAAGACCTCGCCATCCTCGCGGAACTCACGACCAATGCGCGGGCCAGCCACACCGAGCTCGCCAACAAGGTCGGGCTATCGAGCACGGCGCTGGCGCGGCGGCAGAAGGCGCTGGAGGACGACGGCTACATCCAGGCCTACCAGGCCGCGCTCGATCTGACGCAGTTCGGCCTCACGACGACCGTGCTGGTCCGCATCGCGCTGGAGAGCCAGAGTGACGAGGCGCTCAAGGCGTTCGAGGCGGAGGTGGGGAAATGCCCCTCCGTCGTGCGCTGCTTCCTGATGTCGGGCACCGACGACTACATCCTGATCGTGCTCGCCCGCGACATCCAGGATTTCGAGCGCATCCATCGCACCGAGCTGTCGCGCCTGCCGCGCGTCGCGCGGGTGCAATCGAGTTTTGCATTGCGCGAGGTCGTCAACCGCGCCGTGCCGACCGTCGTGTTCGGCGAGGCGAAGCGATAG